From Actinopolyspora lacussalsi, a single genomic window includes:
- a CDS encoding acetyl-CoA C-acetyltransferase (product_source=KO:K00626; cath_funfam=3.40.47.10; cog=COG0183; ko=KO:K00626; pfam=PF00108,PF02803; superfamily=53901; tigrfam=TIGR01930) gives MSEAFVYDAIRTPRGRGKKTGALYGTKPISLVVGLVEELRRRHPNLDPEVLDDLVLGVVTPVGDQGGDIAKAAALAAGLPETVSGVQLNRFCASGLEAVNTAAQKIRSGWEDAVLAGGVEAMSRVPMGTDGGAWAMDPETNLETSFVPQGIGADLIATLEGFDRDAVDAFAAESQTRAAKAWADGRFSESVVGVSDRNGMTVLERDEHVRPNTTVEGLSGLEPSFAGIGDMGGFDAVAQQKYHWVEKINHVHTPGNSSGIVDGAALTLIGGERFGERSGMRPRARVVSAALSGADPTIMLTGPGPAVRKALGKAELDISDIDLVEINEAFAAVPLKFMKDFGVPHEKVNVNGGAIAMGHPLGATGAMILGTLVDELERRGQRYGLATLCIGGGMGIATIVERVTE, from the coding sequence ATGTCCGAGGCCTTTGTCTACGACGCGATCCGCACCCCGCGCGGTCGCGGCAAGAAAACCGGCGCGCTGTACGGGACGAAGCCGATCAGCCTCGTCGTCGGGCTGGTGGAGGAGCTGCGTCGCCGTCACCCCAACCTGGACCCGGAAGTTCTCGACGACCTGGTGCTCGGCGTCGTCACACCGGTAGGTGACCAGGGCGGCGACATCGCCAAGGCCGCCGCGCTCGCGGCGGGACTTCCCGAAACCGTCAGCGGCGTGCAGCTCAACCGGTTCTGCGCCTCCGGGCTGGAAGCCGTGAACACAGCCGCCCAGAAGATCCGTTCCGGCTGGGAGGACGCCGTGCTGGCCGGCGGGGTCGAGGCCATGTCCCGCGTGCCCATGGGTACCGACGGCGGAGCCTGGGCGATGGACCCCGAGACTAACCTGGAAACGTCCTTCGTCCCCCAGGGGATCGGCGCCGATCTGATCGCCACCCTGGAGGGCTTCGACCGGGACGCGGTCGACGCCTTCGCCGCCGAGTCGCAGACGCGCGCCGCCAAGGCGTGGGCCGACGGCCGCTTCTCCGAATCCGTCGTCGGGGTGAGCGACCGCAACGGCATGACCGTCCTGGAACGCGACGAACACGTCAGGCCCAACACCACCGTCGAGGGGCTGTCCGGTCTGGAACCCTCGTTCGCCGGCATCGGCGACATGGGTGGCTTCGACGCCGTCGCCCAGCAGAAGTACCACTGGGTCGAGAAGATCAACCACGTGCACACGCCCGGCAACTCCTCGGGCATCGTCGACGGAGCAGCGCTCACCCTGATCGGCGGTGAGCGGTTCGGCGAGCGCAGCGGGATGCGCCCGCGCGCCCGCGTCGTCTCCGCCGCCCTGAGCGGCGCGGACCCGACGATCATGCTCACCGGGCCGGGGCCCGCCGTCCGCAAGGCGCTGGGCAAGGCGGAACTCGACATCTCCGACATCGACCTCGTCGAGATCAACGAGGCGTTCGCGGCCGTGCCGCTGAAGTTCATGAAGGACTTCGGCGTCCCGCACGAGAAGGTCAACGTCAACGGCGGCGCGATCGCGATGGGACACCCCCTCGGCGCGACCGGGGCGATGATCCTGGGCACGCTCGTCGACGAACTCGAACGACGCGGCCAGCGCTACGGCCTGGCGACGCTGTGCATCGGGGGCGGAATGGGAATCGCGACGATCGTCGAACGAGTGACCGAGTAG